A window of Desulfopila inferna contains these coding sequences:
- a CDS encoding ATP-binding cassette domain-containing protein, whose product MIKAIDVVKVFTGKDFTVRAVDGVSTEVAPGEVVVVIGPSGSGKSTFLRCINALDLFDSGHIIIDGVDLAHKKTNLNKVRAEVGMVFQQFNLFPHKTVLENLTIAQVKVRKRSLKVAEEKGRMLLNKVGIAVKEKEYPSRLSGGQQQRVAIARALAMDPKVMLFDEPTSALDPEMVGEVLDVMKQLAREGMTMVVVTHEMGFAREVADRVLFMDEGKIVEVGTPEHFFTNPREDRTKLFLKQVL is encoded by the coding sequence GTGATTAAAGCCATCGATGTAGTAAAAGTGTTCACCGGCAAGGATTTTACCGTCAGAGCTGTGGATGGTGTATCGACTGAAGTGGCACCCGGGGAGGTGGTGGTTGTGATCGGTCCATCAGGATCGGGAAAATCTACTTTTCTGCGCTGTATCAATGCCTTGGATCTTTTCGACTCCGGGCATATCATCATAGATGGCGTAGATCTGGCTCATAAAAAGACCAATCTCAATAAGGTTCGCGCCGAAGTTGGCATGGTTTTTCAGCAATTCAACCTTTTTCCTCACAAGACGGTCCTTGAAAACCTTACTATTGCCCAGGTCAAGGTACGCAAAAGAAGCCTCAAGGTCGCAGAAGAGAAGGGCCGTATGCTCCTGAACAAAGTCGGTATAGCCGTCAAGGAAAAGGAGTATCCCTCACGTCTTTCCGGTGGACAGCAGCAGCGCGTCGCCATCGCCCGGGCCCTGGCCATGGATCCCAAGGTCATGCTTTTTGACGAGCCGACCTCGGCACTCGATCCGGAGATGGTCGGTGAGGTTCTCGACGTTATGAAGCAACTGGCCCGGGAGGGAATGACCATGGTGGTGGTCACCCATGAGATGGGATTTGCCCGCGAAGTCGCAGATCGTGTACTGTTCATGGATGAGGGAAAGATCGTCGAGGTCGGTACCCCGGAGCATTTCTTTACCAATCCCCGGGAAGACAGAACCAAACTGTTCCTCAAACAGGTTCTTTAG
- the rnfB gene encoding RnfABCDGE type electron transport complex subunit B, with the protein MDPALIKLALGGIALLGCIGLFFGIGLAIAAHKFAVETNPLIEEVLESLPLAQCGGCGYPGCEGYAIAVVNDPDVPPNLCFPGKEKVANVVADLTGKKMTAVEDQIALVRCSREEGRVSHKHEYFGFASCTAANLSFGGPSACQYACIGLGECAEACPFDAIDMVENFPVVNPDKCVSCGICVKTCPKAIIELQTLRARVYVPCSTKDLGKNVKKVCEVGCIGCKMCVKACPADAVSYLDNIVRIDHKACIAYGPGCEEICVTKCPRDIMRKYQGRKAIARSGVNGLKMAG; encoded by the coding sequence ATGGATCCGGCATTAATTAAATTGGCATTGGGAGGCATAGCCCTTCTTGGCTGTATCGGTTTGTTTTTCGGGATAGGGCTGGCAATAGCTGCCCATAAGTTCGCCGTTGAGACCAACCCCCTCATCGAAGAGGTATTAGAGTCACTTCCCCTTGCCCAATGCGGAGGTTGCGGCTATCCAGGGTGTGAGGGATATGCCATCGCGGTTGTCAACGACCCCGATGTACCCCCTAATCTTTGTTTTCCGGGAAAGGAAAAGGTTGCCAATGTTGTGGCAGATCTCACCGGCAAGAAGATGACCGCTGTTGAAGATCAGATAGCCTTGGTGCGCTGCTCCAGGGAGGAGGGGCGGGTAAGCCATAAGCATGAATATTTTGGTTTTGCTTCATGTACGGCTGCCAATCTCAGTTTCGGTGGACCGTCCGCCTGCCAGTATGCCTGCATCGGCTTGGGCGAATGCGCCGAAGCCTGTCCCTTCGATGCTATTGATATGGTGGAGAATTTCCCTGTGGTCAACCCGGATAAATGCGTGAGCTGCGGTATTTGTGTAAAGACGTGCCCCAAAGCCATCATTGAGCTGCAGACCCTGCGGGCTCGTGTTTATGTACCCTGTTCAACCAAGGATCTTGGCAAAAACGTCAAGAAGGTTTGTGAGGTCGGCTGCATCGGCTGCAAGATGTGTGTCAAGGCATGTCCTGCAGATGCGGTAAGTTACCTCGATAATATCGTCAGGATTGATCATAAGGCCTGCATCGCCTATGGCCCCGGCTGTGAAGAGATATGTGTAACCAAGTGCCCACGTGATATTATGAGAAAGTATCAGGGCAGGAAGGCCATTGCCCGCAGCGGTGTGAACGGTCTGAAGATGGCCGGCTGA
- a CDS encoding electron transport complex protein RnfA, with translation MMNGTALKRTLIAALLLFLLPSAAWAAEIISDKSFGAENEIIVEFSAPVEPETIENHDNYTIYEQNDPDIRLELERVEVADDNRSVSLFFQEPLNTTETHIVSIRGINGTADETFGVAKSYIGYLFSVLLGALLINNFVFTKYLGLCVFFGTSKRKTTAKGMGVVFTLVMVASGVMSWILYQHVLKPFNLTFLQIVVFIGLTSLTVQAIDTILRKVNPILFNSFGVFLVLVIANCVVIAVPLIMASNEYNFLETFMLSLGAGGGFLLALYLMSSVSERLMLAKIPPTFKGLPIAFIVAGQFAMAFLGFSGLKIF, from the coding sequence ATGATGAACGGAACAGCATTAAAACGAACATTGATTGCTGCTCTTCTGCTTTTCCTGCTGCCTTCTGCTGCCTGGGCGGCTGAAATTATAAGTGATAAAAGCTTTGGTGCGGAAAACGAGATTATCGTGGAGTTTAGCGCACCGGTAGAGCCGGAAACAATCGAAAACCATGATAACTACACCATATACGAGCAAAACGATCCGGATATACGACTGGAACTGGAGCGTGTTGAGGTGGCGGACGATAATCGCAGTGTTTCCCTGTTTTTTCAGGAGCCCCTCAATACCACCGAGACTCATATTGTTTCCATCAGGGGAATCAACGGCACGGCTGATGAGACCTTCGGTGTTGCCAAATCCTATATAGGGTATCTTTTCTCCGTCCTTCTCGGGGCTCTGCTGATTAATAACTTTGTTTTCACTAAATATCTCGGCCTTTGTGTTTTCTTCGGCACATCGAAGAGAAAAACCACGGCCAAGGGCATGGGGGTTGTTTTTACACTGGTAATGGTGGCCTCGGGGGTGATGAGCTGGATTCTTTATCAGCATGTGCTTAAACCCTTCAATCTCACCTTCCTGCAGATTGTGGTGTTTATCGGTCTGACCTCCCTGACGGTGCAGGCCATCGATACCATCTTGAGAAAGGTTAACCCGATACTTTTTAATTCTTTCGGAGTCTTCCTTGTTCTTGTTATTGCCAACTGTGTCGTCATTGCCGTGCCGCTTATTATGGCAAGCAACGAATATAATTTTCTGGAAACCTTTATGCTGTCGCTTGGCGCCGGCGGCGGATTTCTCCTCGCTCTGTATCTTATGAGTTCCGTCAGTGAACGATTGATGCTTGCCAAAATACCGCCGACGTTTAAAGGTTTGCCAATTGCATTTATTGTAGCCGGGCAGTTTGCCATGGCGTTTCTCGGGTTTTCCGGGCTGAAGATTTTTTAA
- the rsxE gene encoding electron transport complex subunit RsxE yields MANDKSNFQLVANGILAENPIFKLALSMCPAVGISTTVMNGFMLGLAVLFVQVFSSVTISLFKDVIHPRIRIPTYTLTIATWVTVIDLTLAAALPEAYAKMGIFVKIIVAFAIITMRLEMFACKEKVSASFWDGLGMGLGFLVGMVTIGFVRELLGSGAVLGYDVLGFKPLLFFILPSAGFFVVGLMMAFFNYIEIAYKRSKGLK; encoded by the coding sequence GTGGCTAATGATAAATCAAATTTTCAGCTCGTTGCTAACGGCATTCTCGCTGAAAACCCGATATTTAAACTGGCGCTGTCAATGTGTCCGGCGGTTGGTATTTCCACAACCGTGATGAATGGCTTCATGCTGGGCCTGGCGGTATTGTTCGTCCAGGTATTTTCCAGTGTCACCATTTCGCTTTTCAAGGATGTCATTCATCCTCGTATCAGGATTCCGACCTATACCCTCACCATCGCTACCTGGGTCACCGTTATTGATCTCACTCTGGCGGCGGCGCTCCCCGAGGCCTATGCCAAAATGGGAATCTTCGTCAAAATCATCGTGGCTTTTGCCATCATCACCATGAGGCTGGAAATGTTTGCCTGCAAGGAGAAAGTCAGCGCCTCTTTCTGGGACGGATTAGGCATGGGGCTTGGTTTTCTGGTCGGTATGGTAACAATCGGTTTTGTGCGCGAACTGCTGGGCTCCGGCGCCGTATTGGGATATGATGTCCTTGGCTTCAAACCGCTGCTTTTTTTCATACTGCCAAGCGCGGGTTTCTTCGTCGTCGGTCTGATGATGGCCTTTTTTAACTATATTGAAATTGCATATAAACGATCCAAGGGGCTAAAATGA